A window of Longimicrobiaceae bacterium genomic DNA:
CTGATCCGCACGGTGGCGGGGCTGCGGCCGTATCGTCCGTCGGGCTTCCGCGTGGGGCCGGAGCGGATGGGCGAGACGCTGGTGATCCACAACTACGGCCACGGCGGCGCCGGGGTGACGCTCTCCTGGGGGAGCGCCTGGCTGGCGCTGGAGCACGCCCTGGCCCAGCCGCACCGGCGGGCCGCGGTGCTGGGGTGCGGCGCGGTGGGGCTGGCCACGGCGCGCCTTCTCCAGGACCACGGCTTCACGGTCACCCTGTATGCGCGCGACCTCCCCCCGAACACCACCTCCAACGTGGCGGGCGCGCTCTGGTCGCCGGTGGGCGTGGCGGACTGGGACCAGCGCGAGGGCCCCTTCGCCCCGGTGCTGGCGCGCGCCGCGCGCATCGCCCACCGCCGCTTCCAGACCCTCGTGGGCGAGCGGTACGGGGTGCGCTGGCTCCCGCTGTACATGCTCAACCCCCGGGTGGGCGCCGGGGTGCCCTGGACCTGGAGGCTCACCCCCGAGCTGTACAACGCGGAACGCCTGGAGCCCCGCGAGCACCCGTTCCCGCAGCCGGGGGCGTGGCACGCCCACACCATGATGATCGAGCCCGATCCCTACCTGCGGGCCCTGCTGGAGGACTTCCGCCTGGCCGGGGGCGAGGTGGTGGTCCGCGACTTCCCCGACCTGGCCGCGGTGCTCGCGCTCCCGGAGCCGGTGGTGCTCAACTGCACCGGCCTGGGCGCCCGCGCGCTCTTCGGCGACCGGGAGCTGAAGCCGGTGAAGGGGCAGCTCGCCTTCCTGGTCCCCCAGCCGGAGGTGGAGCACATGTACATCGCCGGCGACCTCTACATGTTCCCGCGGCGGGACGGCATCCTCCTGGGCGGCACGTACGAGGCGGCGGACTCGGTGGAGCCCGATCCCGCCGCCACCGCGCGCATCCTGGAGGGCCACCGCCGGCTCGCGCTGCAGATGCGCTGAGCCCGCCCCGGGCCCGCTGGCCGCAACCTTGCGAGGCGCGAGCGCTCACGCCAATCCTCGCGAGGTCCCATGATCTGCATCCTGCACGGATACCTGCTGGAGGGCTCCGGGAGCAACCTGTGGACCCGCGCCATCGTGGAGTCCCTCTGCCGCCAGGGGGAGACCGTCCACCTGATGGCGCAGGAGAACCACCCCGAGCGCTACCCCTTCGTCACCCAGGCCCGCCGCTACGGAACGGACGGCTCCGTGGAGACCTTCTACCGCGGGGAGCGCTCCGCCGCCGGGTGCTGCATCCTGCACAAGCCGGTGCTGGGCGACACCCTCCCCGTCTACGTGTGGGACCGCTACGAGGAATTCCCGCGGGTGGTGCCCATGGTGGAGCTCACCGATCCCGAGATCGAGGAGTACCTGGACCGGAACGTCCGCGCCCTGCTGCGGGTGGTGGCGGAGAACGGCGTCACCGCCCTGCACGCCAACCACGGCGTGCTGATGTCCGTGGTGGCGCAGCGGGTGAGCGAAGCCACCGGAATCCCCTTCGCGGTGATGCCCCACGGGAGCGCCCTGGAGTTCGCCATCCGGCGGGACCCGCGCTTCCACCGGCTGGCGACGGAGGCCTTCGCCGCCGCCGGCCGGGTGTTCGTGCACGGGGAGGAGATGCGCGGGCGCGTCCGCTCCATCCTCCCCGACGTCCCCGGGCTGGAGGAGAAGTTCTCCGACCTCCACCTGGGGGTGGACACCGCCCGGTTCGAGCCGGTGACCCGCAACGGGCGGCGCGCCAGCATCGAGCGCATGGGCGAAACGCTCGAGGGCGTGCCCCGCGGCCGGACCCCCGCGCAGACGGAGGCGATGCTCTCCCGCCTGCACGGGGGGATGGACGCGGACGAGCTGCGGGGCGCCTTCCGGGCGGCGCAGGACTACGACAACAAGGCTCCCGACGCCGACGTGGAGGCCAAGCTGCAGGCGGTGCGATGGGAGAGCGACCCCACGCTGCTGTTCGTGGGGCGGCTGATCTCCACCAAGGGGATCCACGGGGTGCTGGCCGCCCTCCCGCTGCTCCTGGACCGGTGCCCCGACCTGCGGCTGCTGGTGGTGGGGCACGGGCCGCTTCGCGAGCCGCTGGAGGCGCTGCTCTGGGCGCTGGAGCACGGGGAGCGCGCCCTGGTGGAGCGGATCGTCGCGGAGGGGAGGAGCCTGGAGGGGGCGCCCGAGGGGGAGGGCGGCGGCACGGAGCTGACCCAGGCGGCGCGGTTCCTGGACGCGCTCCGGGCGCGCGGGGAGCTGGACGCGTACTACGCGGCGGCGCGGGAGCGGGTGCGCCCCGACCGGGTGGTGTTCACCGGGTACCTCACCCACCGCGAGCTGCGCTACCTCTTCCCCTGCTGCGACGCCGCGGTCTTCCCCTCGGTGGTGAAGGAGGCGGGGCCGCTGGTGTTCCTGGAGGCGCTCGCCTCCGGCGCCTTCCCCCTGGGCACCTACTTCGGCGGGATGCGCGCGAGCATCGACTCCGTGGCCGAGGCCCTCCCGCCCGGTGGCGCCGAGGCCATGAAGCTTTCCCCGGACCCGGAGCACACCGTGGCCGACATCGTCCGCCACGTTCCCGCGGCGCTGGAGATGGGCGAGCGCCACAAGGAGGCGCTGCGCCGCGTGGCCCGGGAGCGCTACGACTGGACGAGCGTCGCCCGCAAGCTCGCCGCCGAGCTGGAGGCCCTGTGACCCCTCACCACCCCGTGGAGCCCTCCCCTCCCGCGGACGCCATCGTGGTGCTCAGCGGGGGCGTCGGCCCGGACGGCTCGCTGCCGGTGCTGTCTCGCACGCGGGTGGAGCGCGCGGCGCAGCTCTTCCACGGCGGGATCGCCCCGCGGATGGTCATGTCCGGCCGCTGCGGGCTCACCGCCCCCGAGCCGGCGGTCACCGAGGCCGCGGCAATGGCCGCGTACGCCCGGGAGCTGGGGGTCCCGGAGGAGGCCCTGCTGCTGGAGGAGGAGTCCCGGGACACCCTGGGGAACGCGTACTTCACCCGGGAGCGCCTCCTGCGGCCCGGCGGGTGGACCTCCATCCGCGTGGTCACCTCGGACTTCCACCTCTCCCGGGCGGCGTGGGTGTTCCGCAAGGTCCTGGGCCCGCACTACGACTTCTCCTTCGTGTCCGCCGCGTCCGGGCTCTCCCCGCGGGAGCTGATCGACCGGGCCCTGGAGGAGTGCAGGATCCTGATCTTCCTCAACGAGTGGCTGCAGGCGCTGGAGGACGGCGACGACCACGCGCTCGACCGGCTGATGGAGCACGAGCACCCGGGCTACGCGGACGCGCCGGCCCTGACGCACGACCAGCTGCAGCGGCGGCTGGACGAGATCGCGCGCATCGACCGCATTGCCGGGAGCGTCCGGTGGATCTCGGGGCCCTGGGACGGCGCGTCCGAGCGCCGGGCCGGGGCGGACCGCCGCGCCCGCCGCTCCATGTCGCTGGGCAGGAGGTAGCGCGGCCGGACGCTCACCCCGCCAGCGCCGCGGCCTCCTCGGCGCACCCCCACGACAGCGTCAGCCCGGACCCGCCGTGCCCGTAGCAGTGCACCACGCGGGTGCCGTCCGGGAACGCCTCCGTCTCCAGCCGCACCGCGGGCCGCCCCGGCCGCAGCCCCACCCGGTGCTCCAGGATCCGCGCCCCCGCCAGGCGCGGCTCCAGCTCGGCGCAGAGCCGGAGGATGCGCTCCGCCACGCGCGGGTCGGGGGTGGCGTCCCACGCGCCCTCGTCCGCGGTGCCGCCCAGGACGCACTCCCGCTCGCTGCGGGGGATCACGTAGGTGAGCCCCTCCGGGTGCTCCTCGTCCAGCAGGATCCGCCGGAGGCCGGGGTTCTCCACCCGCACCACCTGCCCGCGGATGGGGAAGGTCGCCGCGTCGCCGGCGACCTCCCGCGCACCCAGCCCGGTGCAGTTGAGCACCACCGGGCACGCCGCCCGCGCCTCCGCCAGCGAGCCCACCCGCCGCCGCTCGGTCACGCCGCCGGCCGCGTGGAAGCGCGCCGCCAGCCAGCGCAGGTACGCCGGCATGTCCGCGGTGGGGACGGTGAAGGCCCACCCCTGGGCGAACCCGGGCGGGAGCTCGTCCGGGCGGGCGTGGCGGAAGTCCGGGACCGCGCCGCGCCAGGAGGGATCCGCCACGGGGCGGCGCCACAGCTCCAGCGCGGGGAGCATCCGCACCCCCGCATCCGGCACGGTCGCCAGCTCCGCCAGCACGCCGAAGGTGCGCCGCCCCCAGGCGTCCACCCGCTCCGCCGGATAGGCCCGGTACGGGTACCAGAACGCCCCCGCCACCGCGGAGACGGTGTCCTCCGGCGCCTCCGCCGCCCAGAGCCGCACCCGCCGCCCCGCCTCCTGCAGCCGGACCGCAGCCGACAGGCCGATCACCCCGCCGCCGAGGACCAGTGCGTCGGTGGATCGTGCCATGCGCGGCGGGGTGGATGGTGGCGGAGGGACGCTGCGGGCACCCAAAGGTCGGGCGCGGCGCCCGCGCGGGCAAGACGAAGGGCCCCACCGGATCACATCTTGCAAAGTTCCGGAGCGTTCACGCGGCGGCCCGACGCCGGCACCCGGCCCCAGCAGCGGACGTCCATGCCCGGATTCGAAGGGCTGCTCGCCGGTCGCACCCTCTGCGACCGCTACCGGATCGAGGAGGTGATCGGCCGGGGCGGCTTCGCCGCGGTGTACAGCGCCACGGACGAGCGGCTGGGGCGCCCCGTCGCGGTGAAGGTCATCACCTTCTCGGCGACCAACCCGGAGACCCGCCACGAGGTGCAGGAGCGCTTCCGCCGCGAGGCGCGCGCCATCGCCGGCCTGCACCATCCAAACGTCGTCACCCTCTACGACTTCGGGAACGATCCGGCGCTGGGGCTGGACTTCTTCGTGATGGAGCTGCTGCGCGGGGAGGACCTCGCGCACCGCCTGGCGCGCCCCCGCCCCATCCCGGTCGGGGCCGCGCTCCGCATCCTCCGGGACGCCGCCGCGGGCGTGAACGCCGGCCACCAGGCCGGGGTGGTGCACCGGGACATCAAGCCCGGAAACGTCTTCCTGGCCCGGCGCGAGCCGCGCGCCCGGGTGCGGGTGTGCGTGCTGGACTTCGGGATCGCGCGCTTCACGCTGGCGGAGGAGGCCACCCAGCTCACCCGCGCCGGTGGGATGCTCCTGTCCCCGGCCTACGCCTCGCCCGAGCAGCTC
This region includes:
- a CDS encoding FAD-dependent oxidoreductase, translated to MDRRTALRHAAAIVAGLALPGCAPGRAVRAHPFPPARARLARVHVSEHRLIRTVAGLRPYRPSGFRVGPERMGETLVIHNYGHGGAGVTLSWGSAWLALEHALAQPHRRAAVLGCGAVGLATARLLQDHGFTVTLYARDLPPNTTSNVAGALWSPVGVADWDQREGPFAPVLARAARIAHRRFQTLVGERYGVRWLPLYMLNPRVGAGVPWTWRLTPELYNAERLEPREHPFPQPGAWHAHTMMIEPDPYLRALLEDFRLAGGEVVVRDFPDLAAVLALPEPVVLNCTGLGARALFGDRELKPVKGQLAFLVPQPEVEHMYIAGDLYMFPRRDGILLGGTYEAADSVEPDPAATARILEGHRRLALQMR
- a CDS encoding glycosyltransferase, coding for MICILHGYLLEGSGSNLWTRAIVESLCRQGETVHLMAQENHPERYPFVTQARRYGTDGSVETFYRGERSAAGCCILHKPVLGDTLPVYVWDRYEEFPRVVPMVELTDPEIEEYLDRNVRALLRVVAENGVTALHANHGVLMSVVAQRVSEATGIPFAVMPHGSALEFAIRRDPRFHRLATEAFAAAGRVFVHGEEMRGRVRSILPDVPGLEEKFSDLHLGVDTARFEPVTRNGRRASIERMGETLEGVPRGRTPAQTEAMLSRLHGGMDADELRGAFRAAQDYDNKAPDADVEAKLQAVRWESDPTLLFVGRLISTKGIHGVLAALPLLLDRCPDLRLLVVGHGPLREPLEALLWALEHGERALVERIVAEGRSLEGAPEGEGGGTELTQAARFLDALRARGELDAYYAAARERVRPDRVVFTGYLTHRELRYLFPCCDAAVFPSVVKEAGPLVFLEALASGAFPLGTYFGGMRASIDSVAEALPPGGAEAMKLSPDPEHTVADIVRHVPAALEMGERHKEALRRVARERYDWTSVARKLAAELEAL
- a CDS encoding YdcF family protein, which encodes MTPHHPVEPSPPADAIVVLSGGVGPDGSLPVLSRTRVERAAQLFHGGIAPRMVMSGRCGLTAPEPAVTEAAAMAAYARELGVPEEALLLEEESRDTLGNAYFTRERLLRPGGWTSIRVVTSDFHLSRAAWVFRKVLGPHYDFSFVSAASGLSPRELIDRALEECRILIFLNEWLQALEDGDDHALDRLMEHEHPGYADAPALTHDQLQRRLDEIARIDRIAGSVRWISGPWDGASERRAGADRRARRSMSLGRR
- a CDS encoding FAD-dependent oxidoreductase; translated protein: MARSTDALVLGGGVIGLSAAVRLQEAGRRVRLWAAEAPEDTVSAVAGAFWYPYRAYPAERVDAWGRRTFGVLAELATVPDAGVRMLPALELWRRPVADPSWRGAVPDFRHARPDELPPGFAQGWAFTVPTADMPAYLRWLAARFHAAGGVTERRRVGSLAEARAACPVVLNCTGLGAREVAGDAATFPIRGQVVRVENPGLRRILLDEEHPEGLTYVIPRSERECVLGGTADEGAWDATPDPRVAERILRLCAELEPRLAGARILEHRVGLRPGRPAVRLETEAFPDGTRVVHCYGHGGSGLTLSWGCAEEAAALAG
- a CDS encoding serine/threonine-protein kinase produces the protein MPGFEGLLAGRTLCDRYRIEEVIGRGGFAAVYSATDERLGRPVAVKVITFSATNPETRHEVQERFRREARAIAGLHHPNVVTLYDFGNDPALGLDFFVMELLRGEDLAHRLARPRPIPVGAALRILRDAAAGVNAGHQAGVVHRDIKPGNVFLARREPRARVRVCVLDFGIARFTLAEEATQLTRAGGMLLSPAYASPEQLRGDAGITPASDVFSLGVIGYELLTRERPFAGNRLQPPPEGHPPPVPAHERNPEVPVAVSKAVARALAEDPADRFPDAGAFADALAAAEAAVSAHRAAFADALQ